The proteins below are encoded in one region of Deinococcus detaillensis:
- a CDS encoding HNH endonuclease family protein — protein VHRGNRPSAGSGSRRRLDVLALLTFYKPLIRYISKIDDLRKYLRGLQLENRDLFYERFAESVLSSNFGIVHKTKLRYVLGKMSQYVNESAYGSIGSDSKIFTFVNTDVEIEHILPINPSSVARREFGDTKRMELYQQKLGNLALIEKPINGHLGNKPFSKKRPVYTESKFLLTRILSGNHDIGNTLVTKALAGFSTFDTWDSDSIDERTNELFDLAKKVWEMD, from the coding sequence AAGTCCACCGTGGAAACCGCCCGTCTGCGGGGTCAGGATCCCGTCGACGTCTTGATGTCCTTGCGCTGCTGACCTTCTACAAGCCGCTAATCAGATACATTAGTAAGATAGACGATCTAAGGAAATATCTACGGGGACTACAACTAGAGAATAGGGATCTATTTTACGAAAGGTTTGCTGAGTCCGTATTGAGTTCCAATTTTGGCATCGTTCACAAAACGAAATTGAGATATGTTCTCGGTAAAATGTCTCAATACGTAAATGAGAGTGCATATGGTAGCATAGGATCAGATTCAAAAATTTTTACATTTGTCAACACTGACGTTGAGATAGAACACATTCTCCCCATAAATCCAAGCAGCGTCGCTAGAAGAGAGTTTGGAGATACGAAGCGTATGGAACTTTATCAGCAGAAACTGGGTAATTTGGCACTAATTGAGAAGCCTATCAACGGTCACCTTGGCAATAAGCCATTCTCGAAGAAGAGACCAGTGTATACCGAATCTAAATTTCTCTTGACCAGAATACTTAGCGGTAATCACGATATTGGAAACACTCTTGTAACAAAAGCTCTCGCAGGTTTCAGTACTTTCGATACTTGGGATTCGGACTCTATAGATGAAAGGACAAACGAACTATTCGATTTGGCGAAAAAAGTATGGGAGATGGATTGA
- the purF gene encoding amidophosphoribosyltransferase, translating into MTLYNSPELAFYDGDDKPHDECGVFGMYSPQPLDLAWMTYLGIFALQHRGQEAAGIAVSDGDKFHVEKDLGLVTQVFDERRLDSVRLANARVSIGHVRYSTTGSNLRFNAQPLTTRTNKGILGLAHNGNFVNAREVRNQMLMEGALFATTNDSEVMLNLIARESHMDLVEATAAAMQQLEGGYACVLMSRTALIGFRDPNGVRPLVIGQRDHPEGIGAYVIASEPCALFAVGARLLRDVLPGELVWIDHNGLHSLMVHPARPTPCSFEWIYFARSDSQLDGVDTHASRIRMGEQLAREFPVDADIVVPVPDSGMGAAIGYARESGIPFDYGLYKNPYAGRTFLAPTQEARDLKVKMKLSPTSAVRGKRVVLIDDSIVRGTTSRQIVNLLREAGATEVHFRVSSPPIKHPCFYGIDTAARKELVASTHSIEQIRELIGADSLCFISERGLKEAVSGPGLCLACFNGEYPAGIPLFNDTDKLALEV; encoded by the coding sequence ATGACTTTGTATAACTCCCCAGAACTCGCCTTTTACGACGGCGACGACAAACCCCACGACGAATGCGGCGTCTTCGGCATGTACTCGCCTCAGCCGCTCGACCTGGCCTGGATGACCTATCTCGGCATCTTCGCCCTCCAGCACCGGGGGCAGGAAGCGGCGGGCATCGCGGTCAGCGACGGCGACAAATTCCACGTCGAGAAAGATCTGGGCCTGGTCACGCAAGTTTTTGACGAGCGGCGGCTGGATTCGGTGCGACTCGCCAATGCCCGCGTCAGCATCGGGCACGTGCGCTACTCGACCACCGGCAGCAACCTGCGCTTCAACGCCCAGCCGCTGACCACCCGCACCAACAAGGGCATTCTGGGGCTGGCGCACAACGGCAATTTCGTGAACGCCCGTGAGGTTCGCAACCAGATGCTGATGGAAGGCGCTCTGTTTGCCACCACCAACGACTCCGAGGTGATGCTCAACCTGATCGCCCGCGAATCGCACATGGATCTGGTCGAGGCCACCGCCGCCGCCATGCAGCAACTGGAAGGCGGCTACGCCTGCGTGCTGATGAGCCGCACCGCCCTGATCGGCTTCCGCGACCCCAACGGCGTGCGGCCTCTGGTGATCGGCCAGCGCGACCACCCGGAAGGCATCGGCGCTTACGTGATCGCCTCCGAACCGTGCGCTCTGTTCGCGGTGGGGGCGAGGCTGCTGCGCGACGTACTGCCCGGCGAACTGGTCTGGATCGATCACAACGGCCTGCACAGCTTGATGGTGCATCCGGCCCGCCCGACGCCCTGTTCGTTCGAATGGATTTATTTTGCCCGCAGCGACAGCCAACTTGACGGCGTAGACACCCACGCCAGCCGCATCCGCATGGGCGAGCAGCTCGCCCGCGAGTTTCCGGTGGACGCCGACATCGTGGTGCCGGTGCCGGATTCGGGCATGGGCGCGGCGATTGGCTACGCCCGCGAGAGCGGTATTCCCTTTGACTACGGCCTCTACAAAAACCCCTACGCGGGCCGCACCTTCCTCGCGCCCACCCAGGAAGCGCGGGACCTGAAAGTCAAGATGAAGCTCTCCCCCACCAGCGCCGTGCGCGGCAAGCGGGTGGTGCTGATTGACGACTCCATCGTGCGCGGCACCACCAGCCGCCAGATCGTCAATCTGCTGCGCGAGGCCGGAGCCACCGAGGTTCACTTCCGGGTGAGCAGCCCGCCGATCAAGCACCCCTGCTTTTACGGCATCGACACCGCCGCCCGCAAAGAGCTGGTCGCCAGTACCCACAGCATTGAGCAAATCCGTGAGCTGATCGGCGCGGACAGCCTGTGTTTCATCTCGGAGCGCGGGCTGAAGGAAGCCGTCAGCGGGCCGGGATTGTGCCTCGCCTGCTTCAACGGCGAGTATCCGGCGGGCATTCCGCTGTTTAACGACACCGACAAGCTAGCGCTGGAAGTCTAG
- the purL gene encoding phosphoribosylformylglycinamidine synthase subunit PurL — MTQTQTPNPSLRTRAATFGLSDSEYDLLVSQLERHPNALEAAIVGAMWSEHCGYKNSRPLFSAFPTTGPQVLQGPGENAGVVDIGEGWGVAFKMESHNHPSAVEPVQGAATGVGGILRDIFAMGARPFAVLDSLRFGDPENPRTKFLVNGVVEGISHYGNAIGVPTVGGEVTFHPSYQENPLVNVMALGLLRHEDLAKGTMGEVGNVIVYVGSKTGRDGLGGAVFASADLSDASQADRPAVQVGDPFMEKLLLEATLEAIEAGVVAGVQDMGAAGLVSSTCEMAYRANLGITMNLDDVPTRETGMVPMELCLSESQERMILVPVPGREQELYDLLAKWELDVVQIGQVEEHHNYRLMWKGEVVCDLPVALLNEAPKYTREGVESEAIKAARERDLTSVPVPTDLGQVLLKLLSHPTIASKRPIFERYDQQVMTNTVVLPGAADAAVMRVKGSSMGVAATSDCNPRFVQLDPYVGAAAAVAEAARNLACVGATPLAITDNLNFGNPHRPEVYYQMQQAVQGIGDACRALNTPVTGGNVSLYNQYVEANPDGTQRTVAIHPTPTIGMVGVLPDISQRATLGLKGEGQMLYLLGELGDSIGASQYLETIHSLEAGQVPPLNLALEQKVIDGVLALIRAGLTDTAHDCAEGGLAVTLAEMAMAGNLGLHAELKHPEARADALLFGEAHSRVVVAIRAEQQVQAEEMLSELAVPFVRLGISGGESVTILLPEQNVNLSATLSDLRDAYENPLKAVLA; from the coding sequence ATGACCCAAACCCAAACCCCCAACCCTTCCCTTCGCACCCGCGCCGCCACCTTCGGCCTCTCCGACAGCGAGTACGACCTGCTCGTTTCTCAACTGGAGCGCCACCCTAACGCCTTGGAAGCCGCCATCGTCGGGGCGATGTGGAGCGAGCACTGCGGCTATAAAAACTCGCGCCCCCTCTTTTCCGCCTTCCCCACCACTGGCCCGCAAGTCCTACAAGGCCCCGGCGAAAACGCGGGCGTGGTGGACATCGGTGAGGGCTGGGGCGTGGCCTTCAAGATGGAGTCGCACAACCACCCCTCAGCGGTAGAACCTGTGCAGGGCGCGGCGACGGGCGTCGGCGGCATCCTGCGCGATATCTTCGCGATGGGCGCTCGGCCTTTCGCGGTGCTGGATTCGCTCAGATTCGGCGACCCCGAAAACCCCCGCACCAAGTTTCTGGTCAACGGCGTGGTGGAAGGCATATCCCACTACGGCAACGCCATTGGCGTACCCACCGTGGGCGGCGAGGTCACCTTTCACCCCAGCTACCAGGAAAACCCGCTGGTCAACGTGATGGCCCTCGGCCTGCTGCGCCACGAAGATTTGGCAAAAGGCACGATGGGCGAGGTCGGCAACGTAATCGTCTACGTCGGCTCCAAAACGGGCCGCGACGGGCTGGGCGGCGCGGTGTTCGCCTCGGCTGATTTAAGTGACGCCTCGCAAGCTGACCGCCCCGCCGTACAGGTGGGCGACCCCTTTATGGAAAAACTGCTGCTGGAAGCCACGCTGGAGGCCATCGAGGCGGGTGTGGTGGCGGGCGTACAGGACATGGGCGCGGCGGGTCTGGTCAGTTCGACCTGCGAAATGGCTTACCGGGCGAACCTGGGCATCACCATGAACCTCGACGACGTGCCCACCCGCGAAACCGGCATGGTGCCGATGGAACTGTGCCTGTCCGAGTCGCAGGAGCGGATGATTCTGGTGCCGGTGCCGGGACGCGAACAGGAACTCTATGACCTGCTGGCCAAGTGGGAACTGGACGTGGTGCAGATCGGGCAGGTAGAAGAGCACCACAATTACCGCCTGATGTGGAAGGGCGAGGTGGTGTGCGACCTGCCGGTGGCCCTGCTCAACGAAGCGCCCAAATACACCCGCGAAGGCGTGGAATCAGAAGCGATCAAAGCCGCCCGCGAACGCGACCTCACCAGCGTGCCGGTGCCCACCGATCTGGGGCAGGTGTTGCTCAAGCTGCTCTCGCACCCCACGATTGCCAGCAAGCGCCCAATTTTTGAGCGCTACGACCAGCAGGTCATGACCAATACCGTCGTGCTGCCTGGAGCCGCCGACGCCGCCGTGATGCGCGTCAAAGGTTCCTCAATGGGCGTGGCCGCCACCAGCGACTGCAATCCGCGTTTTGTGCAGCTTGATCCGTATGTGGGAGCCGCCGCCGCCGTGGCCGAGGCCGCCCGCAACCTGGCTTGCGTGGGAGCCACGCCGCTGGCGATCACCGACAACCTCAACTTCGGCAACCCGCACCGGCCCGAGGTGTATTACCAGATGCAGCAGGCGGTGCAGGGCATCGGCGACGCTTGCCGGGCGCTGAATACGCCGGTCACGGGCGGCAATGTCAGTCTGTATAACCAGTACGTCGAAGCCAATCCAGATGGAACACAGCGCACTGTCGCCATCCACCCCACCCCGACCATCGGCATGGTGGGCGTGCTGCCGGACATCAGCCAGCGGGCCACGCTGGGGCTGAAGGGCGAGGGGCAGATGCTGTATCTGCTGGGCGAATTGGGTGATTCTATCGGGGCCAGCCAATACCTCGAAACCATTCACAGCTTGGAAGCGGGGCAGGTGCCGCCACTGAATTTGGCACTGGAACAAAAGGTGATCGACGGGGTGCTGGCCCTGATTCGAGCGGGCCTGACCGACACCGCCCACGACTGTGCTGAGGGCGGGCTGGCCGTGACTTTGGCAGAAATGGCGATGGCTGGCAATCTTGGCCTGCACGCCGAACTCAAGCACCCCGAAGCCCGCGCCGACGCCCTGCTGTTTGGCGAAGCACACAGCCGGGTGGTGGTGGCGATCCGTGCCGAGCAGCAAGTTCAGGCTGAGGAGATGCTGTCCGAACTCGCCGTGCCGTTTGTGCGCCTCGGCATCAGCGGTGGTGAGAGCGTCACCATTCTGCTCCCCGAGCAAAATGTAAACTTGAGCGCAACCCTCTCTGACTTGAGAGATGCCTACGAAAATCCGCTGAAAGCTGTGCTGGCCTGA
- a CDS encoding DinB family protein encodes MSTLPDFLADQYDIELSAFRAALESVPAEMFSTARLGHSPAWHALHIADWLRLTMMEDKTPTYNYLGWEDQAWAQNLNGIAPVKEDADQAAILAQLGSVGAQAVVYLRGASDTDLSGMAFSPSAPNGERPRLAALGMHLRHIAYHRGQVQLGKKA; translated from the coding sequence ATGAGCACCCTCCCAGACTTTTTGGCCGATCAGTACGATATAGAGCTCAGCGCCTTTCGCGCCGCCTTGGAAAGCGTGCCCGCTGAAATGTTCAGCACGGCTCGCCTCGGCCACTCTCCGGCTTGGCACGCGCTGCACATTGCCGACTGGCTGCGGCTGACGATGATGGAGGACAAAACGCCCACTTACAACTATTTGGGCTGGGAGGATCAGGCCTGGGCGCAAAACTTGAACGGAATTGCCCCTGTCAAAGAAGACGCTGATCAGGCGGCGATTCTGGCGCAACTCGGCAGCGTGGGCGCTCAGGCGGTGGTCTATCTGCGCGGGGCCAGCGACACCGATTTGAGCGGCATGGCCTTCTCGCCCAGCGCCCCGAACGGCGAGCGCCCCCGCCTCGCCGCGCTGGGAATGCACCTGCGGCACATCGCCTATCACCGGGGCCAAGTGCAGTTGGGGAAGAAGGCTTGA
- the purQ gene encoding phosphoribosylformylglycinamidine synthase subunit PurQ: MRTAVIQFPGSNCDADALHAAQMNLDPSARFVWHTEEGLPSGTDLVILPGGFSYGDHLRSGAVAARSPIMGAVKAHAERGGYVLGICNGFQVLTESGLLPGALSRNRDLHFLCKPVHLQVNNNQTAFTSAYAPGQTLEMPIAHGEGNYYADAGTIERLESEGRVIFRYLDNPNGSLNDIAGIISEKGNVLGMMPHPERAVEALLGSEDGQGLFHSLKAVLVK, encoded by the coding sequence ATGAGAACCGCCGTGATTCAGTTTCCCGGCTCCAACTGCGACGCCGACGCGCTCCACGCCGCTCAGATGAATCTCGATCCGTCTGCCCGTTTCGTGTGGCACACCGAAGAAGGCCTTCCCAGCGGCACCGATCTGGTGATTTTGCCCGGCGGCTTTAGCTACGGCGACCACCTCCGCAGCGGCGCGGTGGCTGCCCGCAGCCCGATCATGGGGGCCGTCAAGGCGCACGCCGAACGCGGCGGCTACGTGCTGGGGATCTGCAACGGCTTTCAGGTGCTGACCGAATCGGGACTGCTGCCCGGAGCGCTCAGCCGCAACCGCGATCTGCATTTTCTGTGCAAACCGGTGCACCTGCAGGTAAATAACAACCAGACCGCCTTCACCTCGGCGTATGCACCGGGCCAGACCTTAGAAATGCCCATCGCGCACGGTGAGGGCAACTATTACGCCGACGCGGGCACCATCGAGCGGCTGGAGAGTGAAGGCCGGGTCATCTTCCGTTACTTGGACAACCCCAACGGCTCGCTGAACGACATCGCCGGAATCATCAGCGAAAAAGGCAACGTGCTGGGGATGATGCCGCACCCCGAGCGGGCGGTGGAAGCACTTTTGGGCAGCGAGGACGGTCAGGGGTTGTTTCACAGTCTCAAAGCGGTGCTGGTCAAATGA
- a CDS encoding cupin domain-containing protein gives MSTPAATLPQTVNLHEKFGLFTEHWSPRVVADLNGQQVKVARISGEFEWHAHEHEDELFMVIKGVLQLNFRDGERIVKEGELIVVPRGVEHLPVAQTEETWIMMFEPASTLNTGNVVSGRTVKELQRL, from the coding sequence GTGAGCACGCCCGCCGCGACACTACCCCAGACTGTCAACTTGCATGAGAAGTTCGGGCTGTTCACTGAGCACTGGTCGCCCAGAGTGGTGGCCGACCTCAACGGCCAGCAAGTCAAAGTTGCCCGCATCAGCGGCGAATTCGAGTGGCACGCCCACGAGCACGAAGACGAGCTGTTCATGGTAATCAAAGGTGTGCTGCAACTCAACTTCAGAGACGGCGAGCGGATCGTCAAGGAAGGCGAACTGATCGTCGTGCCGCGCGGCGTGGAGCATTTGCCCGTGGCCCAGACGGAAGAAACCTGGATCATGATGTTTGAACCAGCCAGCACCCTCAACACCGGCAACGTCGTGAGCGGGCGCACCGTGAAGGAGTTGCAGCGCTTATGA
- the purS gene encoding phosphoribosylformylglycinamidine synthase subunit PurS, with the protein MPQDQTKTYQAKVFVTLKPSILDPQGRTVERSLSHLGQQVSGVRVGKYIELQLEGERGEVESRLKDMAENVLSNPVMENVRWELEEAALEPA; encoded by the coding sequence ATGCCTCAAGATCAAACCAAAACCTACCAAGCCAAAGTCTTTGTCACTCTCAAGCCCAGCATCCTTGATCCGCAGGGGCGCACGGTTGAGCGCTCGCTCTCGCACCTCGGTCAGCAGGTCAGCGGCGTGCGGGTCGGCAAATACATTGAGCTGCAACTCGAAGGCGAGCGCGGCGAGGTGGAAAGCCGCTTAAAAGACATGGCAGAAAACGTGCTGAGCAATCCGGTGATGGAAAATGTGCGCTGGGAGCTGGAAGAAGCGGCGCTGGAGCCAGCGTGA
- the purC gene encoding phosphoribosylaminoimidazolesuccinocarboxamide synthase, with amino-acid sequence MTQPDQHPSTKAELKYEGKAKRVYATADPEQYLVEYKDEATAFNAQKRGSWAGKGATNNAIAAALYPKLEGAGIPTHFVAKLSDTEQLVKAVTIVPVEVITRNVAAGSFAKKLGLEEGTPLSRPVVEYCYKSDALGDPLINTDTAVALGWASEGDMARIRELTLQVNAFLTPFFLERGVRLIDFKLEFGKLPSGQIVLADEISPDTCRFWDAETNEKMDKDRFRRDLGGVEEAYGEMLRRVLS; translated from the coding sequence ATGACCCAGCCCGACCAGCATCCCTCCACCAAAGCTGAACTCAAGTACGAAGGCAAGGCCAAGCGGGTCTACGCCACCGCCGACCCCGAGCAGTATTTGGTGGAATACAAAGACGAGGCCACCGCCTTCAACGCCCAGAAGCGCGGCAGTTGGGCGGGCAAAGGAGCCACCAACAACGCTATCGCCGCCGCGCTGTATCCGAAATTGGAAGGCGCGGGTATTCCCACCCACTTTGTCGCCAAGCTCAGCGACACAGAGCAACTGGTCAAGGCGGTGACGATTGTGCCGGTGGAAGTGATTACGCGCAACGTCGCGGCGGGCAGTTTTGCCAAGAAGCTGGGACTGGAGGAAGGCACGCCGCTCTCGCGCCCCGTGGTGGAATACTGCTACAAATCCGACGCGCTGGGCGACCCGCTGATCAACACCGATACCGCCGTGGCGCTGGGGTGGGCCAGTGAGGGCGACATGGCCCGTATCCGTGAATTGACGCTGCAAGTCAACGCGTTCTTGACGCCGTTTTTCTTGGAACGCGGCGTCCGCTTGATTGATTTCAAGCTGGAGTTCGGTAAGTTGCCCAGCGGTCAGATCGTGCTGGCCGACGAGATCAGCCCCGACACCTGCCGCTTCTGGGACGCCGAGACGAACGAGAAGATGGACAAAGACCGCTTCCGGCGCGATCTGGGCGGGGTCGAGGAAGCGTATGGCGAGATGCTGCGGCGGGTGCTGAGTTAA